The genomic interval CCGATGCCGCCGGTCAGGGTGGCGCCCGCGACGGTGAGCCCGGTGCCGCCGAGGTCGATCTGTTCGAGCGAGGACCGCATCGCGAAGATCATCGTGATGGGCAGCAGCAGCGCGACGACGATCGCGGTCCGGTTGCGCAGCAGGAGAATCAGCTCGGCGCGGCCGAGGGCGGTCAGCCGCCGGGCCACGGCCGCCGCGCCCGTGGGGGAGGGGGCGGACGTCCGGTCGCGGACGGGGGTCGTGGTGGTCGTCATGCCGTCACCCTCTTCGTGTTCTTCGTGCCGCCGGACCGGTCGGAGCGGGCGGAGCGGTCGTGGAGCTGGCGCGGGTCCTGGTCCCGGGGTGCGTGCTGGGCCTTCGCGATGTCGAGGAACGCCTCCTCCAGGGAGGCGGAGCGGGCGTCGAGGCCGTGCAGCCGTACGCCGGACTCCCGGGCCCACTCCAGGAGTTCGTGCAGCGACTCCTGGAGCTCGGGGGTGCGGATCTCGACCCGGGACCCTTCCGCCGCCGCCCGCAGGGAGAGCGGGAGGCGCGCCGCCGGCACGGCCTCGGGCAGCACGAACCGGATCCTGGCGGGCTGCTGCGCGGTCACCTCGGCGATGGTCCCGGTCGTCACGATCCTCCCCTGATGCATGATCGCCAGCCGGTCCGCGAGGGCCTCGGCCTCTTCCAGGTAGTGCGTGGTCAGCAGAACGGTCGTGCCGTTGTCCCGCAGCGCCCGGACGAGCTCCCAGGTCTCCTGCCGGCCCTCGGCGTCCAGCCCGGTCGTCGGCTCGTCGAGGAAGAGCACCTCGGGCCGGGAGGTCAGGGCGAGCGCCAGGTCGAGTCGGCGCTTCTCGCCGCCGGACAACTGCTTGACCCGCACGTTTCCCCGGCCGGTCAGACCGACCATCTCCAGGACCTCGCCGGCCGGGCGTGCGCCGGTGGTGCAGGCCGACCACATGCGTACGGTCTCCATGACCGTGAGGTCGGAGGGGAAGCCGCCCTCCTGGAGCATCACCCCGGTACGGGGGCGGACGGCGGCGCGTTCGCGGTACGGGTCGTGGCCGAGGACCCGTACCGTCCCGTCGGTCGGTGGCGCCAGGCCTTCGAGGAGTTCCACGGTGGAGGTCTTGCCCGCGCCGTTCGTCCCGAGCAGGGCGAACAGTTCGCCGCGGGCCACGGAGAAGGAGATCCCGGACACGGCCTCGAAGCCGCCGGCGTAACGTCGGCGGACTCCGTTCGCCTCGATCACGGGACCGTCCACGCGGTCGCTGAGAATGTCGTCGCTGGTCATGCTTCAAGGTTTCCGCCGGAACCGGCCCCCGAGCAGTGCGCGCTGTCATCACTGCTCATGACAAACGTCATGAGGGCGGCGGGGGAGGAGCGGGGCGGGAGCACGACAAAGGCCCTGACCGTGAGGGTCAGGGCCTTTGATGCTGAGCGGACGACCAGGTTCGAACTGGCGACCTCAACCTTGGCAAGGTTGCGCTCTACCAACTGAGCTACGTCCGCAGTGCAGCCACTCGGCTTTCACCGGTGGAGCGAGCACTACTCTACCTGATCCAACGAAGTGGTTCGAAGAGTTGTGCAGAGCGGGTGACAGGAATTGCACACTGCGCCTTCCCCCTGGAAGGGGGATGTTCTACTACTGAACTACACCCGCACGCTGCGTGGGATTCGGCTTTGCGGCCTCGCCCCTCGGCGTGCTCCAGACTCTAGCCGACCTGCGGGGGTGTCGCGCAAGTCGGCTCCCCGAGGGCCCTGCGGAACGGGTCACCGGACCCGGCCGGCGGGGCGCCCGGGGACGCCTGACGGAGCGTCCGGCTCCCGGACCCGCCGCGCCCGACGGACCGGCCCGGGCGGTCGGCCCGCGCGGCCCGTCGGCCGGCCCGGAATCACCGTGGCTCGTCCTGCCGGCCACCACCGCGGTCCGGCCGACCGCCACCGTGGCGGCTCAACTCGCCGCGTCGAACGCCTCGTAGACCTTCTTCGGGATGCGGCCCCGGGCCGGCACCTCCATCCGGTGCGAGCGGGCCCAGGCGCGGACGGCCGCCGGGTCCGGTGCGAGGGAGGTGTGGTGGTAGGCCGTGGGCGTCCTGCCATGCTTGCTGGCATTTGTCTGCTTTCGACCGGCGGCCACGTAAGGAGCCAGGGTCTTCCGCAGTTTCTTCGCATTGGCGGGATTGAGATCGATCTCGTACGTCTTCCCGTCCAGGGCGAAGGTCACCGTTTCCGCCGCTGCTCCCCCGTCGATGTCGTCGGAGAGCGTCACCACTACGCGCTGAGCCACGGATATCGGTCCTTTCCTACGGCGCCCGCGCGTCCATCGTGCGCGGATGCCTGCCTTCCGGCTGCCAGGCGGGCGGATGTGGATCGACGAGATGTCGACTGTTCCGTTGTCCCGGGGGCAATGTTGCTTTCCCCGGTAATCATTTGTACAGCGGTGGGTGCCGCATTGTGAAGCCCAGCCAATTGCATCCGCGTGTCCGTGTGCAATCCGTGTGCAATCCGGACGTGATTTTTCCAGACCTTTTCCCGTGCGGTGTCGCGCCTGATATCTCGACGTGATCTGCGCAGGGCCCCGCGATGTCCGTCCCGCCCGATATCTACCCGCGTAGAAATTTTGGCCAGGTACGCTGAGTGGACCCGCGGGGGTCTGGGGAACCCCCCGGAGAGACAGCCGCACCACACCACCACACCGGGAGTGCCAGTGGCACGCGTCGTAGTCGACGTCATGCTCAAGCCCGAGATCCTCGACCCGCAGGGACAGGCGGTGCAGCGCGCACTGCCCCGTCTCGGCTTCGAGGGAATCGCGGACGTTCGTCAGGGAAAGCGTTTCGAGCTGGAGGTCGAGGGGCCGGTCGACGACGCCGCCCTCGCCCGTATTAACGAGCTGGCCGAGACGTTCCTCGCCAACACCGTCATCGAGGACTTCGTCGTGAAGGTGGAGGAGGAGAAGTGACCACCCGTATCGGCGTCGTCACTTTTCCCGGCACCCTCGACGATCAGGACGCCCTGCGCGCCGTCCGGATCGCGGGCGCCGAGCCCGTATCCCTGTGGCACCGCGACAAGGACCTGCACCAGGTCGACGCGGTCGTCCTGGCGGGCGGTTTCTCCTATGGGGACTACCTCCGCGCCGGTGCGATCTCCCGCTTCTCGCCGGTCATGGAGACCCTCATCGAGCAGGCGAAGGCCGGTATGCCGGTCCTCGGCATCTGCAACGGCTTCCAGATCCTGACCGAGGCGCACCTGCTGCCCGGCGCGATGCTGCGCAACAACCACCTCCACTTCATCTGCCGCGACCAGAAGTTGCGGGTGGAGAACGCGGAGACCGCCTGGACCTCGGACTACAGCGCCGGCCAGGAGATCAGCGTCCCGCTCAAGAACGTGGACGGCCGGTACACCGCCGACGAGCGCACGCTCGACGAGCTGGAGGCCGAGGGCCGCGTCGCCTTCCGCTACCTGGACGGCAACCCCAACGGCTCGCTCCGCGACATCGCGGGCATCACCAACGCCGCTGGCAACATCGTCGGCCTGATGCCGCACCCGGAGCACGCCGTGGAGCCGCTCATCGGCACCGGCCGCACCGACGGCCTCGGTTTCTTCACCTCGATCATCAAGAAGCTGGTCAACGCATGAGCCTGGATACGGTCAAGCACGCGGCCGGGACCCCGGACGCCGAACAGCCCTGGAAGGAACTCGGCCTCAAGGAGGACGAGTACGCCCGGATCCGCGAGATCCTGGGCCGCCGTCCCACCGGCGCCGAGCTCGCCATGTACTCCGTGATGTGGTCGGAGCACTGCTCGTACAAGAGCAGCAAGGTCCACCTCAAGCAGTTCGGCGAGAAGGTCCCCGCCAACGACGCCATGCTCGTCGGCATCGGCGAGAACGCCGGCGTCGTGGACGTCGGCCAGGGGTACGCGGTCACCTTCAAGGTCGAGTCGCACAACCACCCGTCGTACATCGAGCCCTACCAGGGCGCGGCCACCGGCATCGGCGGCATCGTCCGCGACATCCTCGCCATGGGCGCCCGCCCGATCGCGGTCGTGGACCCGCTGCGCTTCGGCGCGGCCGACCACCCCGACACCAAGCGCGTCCTGCCGGGCGTCGTCGCGGGCATCGGCGGCTACGGCAACTGCCTGGGCCTGCCCAACATCGGCGGCGAGGTCGTCTTCGACGCCTGCTACCAGGGCAACCCGCTGGTCAACGCCGGTTGCATCGGCGTGATGAGGCACGAGGACATCCACCTCGCGCAGGCGTCCGGCCCCGGCAACAAGGTCATCCTGTACGGCGCCCGCACCGGCGGCGACGGCATCGGCGGCGTCTCCGTGCTGGCGAGCGAGACCTTCGAGTCCACCGGCCCCGCCAAGCGCCCCGCCGTCCAGGTCGGCGACCCGTTCCAGGAGAAGCTCCTCATCGAGTGCACCCTGGAGATCTTCAAGGAGAGGCTCGTCGCGGGCATCCAGGACCTCGGCGGCGCCGGGCTCTCCTGCGCCACCAGTGAGCTGGCCTCCGCCGGTTCCGGCGGCATGCGCGTCGAGCTGGACACCGTGCCGCTGCGCGACTCCTCCCTCTCGCCCGAGGAAATCCTCATGAGCGAGTCGCAGGAGCGCATGTGCGCGATCGTCGAGCCGCAGCACGTGGACCGCTTCCTGGAGATCTGCGAGAAGTGGGACGTCATCGCCACCGTCATCGGTGAGGTGACCGAGGGCTCCCAGCTGGAGATCTTCTGGCACGGCGAGCAGATCGTGGACGTGCCGCCGCGCTCGGTCGCCCACGACGGACCCGTCTACCACCGCCCGTTCGCCCGCCCGTCCTGGCAGGACGCGCTCCAGGCGGACGACGCCGGCAAGCTCGCCCGCCCGGCGAACGCGGCCGAGCTGCGCGAGCAGGTCCTGAAGCTGGTCGCCTCCCCGAACCAGGCCTCCAAGGCGTGGATCACCGACCAGTACGACCGCTTCGTGCAGGGCAACACCGTCCTGGCGATGCCCGAGGACGCGGGCATGGTCCGCATCGACGCCGAGTCGAACCTGGGCGTGGCCATGGCGACCGACGGCAACGGCCGGTACGCCAAGCTCGACCCGTACACCGGCGCGCAGCTCGCGCTGGCGGAGTCGTACCGCAACGTCGCCGCCTCCGGCGCGAAGCCGCTGGCCATCTCGGACTGCCTGAACTTCGGCTCCCCGGAGGACCCGGACGTCATGTGGCAGTTCGCCGAGGCCACCCGCGGTCTCGCGGACGGCTGCCTGGAGCTGGGCACCCCGGTCACCGGCGGCAACGTCTCGCTGTACAACCAGACCGGTGAGACGGCGATCCACCCGACGCCGGTCGTGGCCGTGCTCGGCGTGATCGACGACGTCAACCGGCGTACGCCGATCGCCTTCGCGGAAGAGGGCCAGCTCCTCTACCTGCTGGGCGACACGACCGAGGAGTTCGGCGGCTCGGCCTGGTCCGAGGTCGTCCACCAGCACCTGGGCGGCCTGCCGCCCAAGGTGGACCTCGGCCGCGAGAAGCTGCTCGCCGAGATCCTCATCTCGGCCTCCCGCGACGGCATGATCGACGCCGCGCACGACCTGAGCGACGGCGGCTTGATCCAGGCCGTCACCGAGTCCTGCCTGCGCGGCGGGAAGGGCGCCCGGCTGGTCGTGCCGGACGGCCTGGACGCGTTCACGTTCCTCTTCTCCGAGTCGGCGGGACGCGCGGTCGTCGCGATCCCGCGCAGCGAGGAGCTCCGCTTCAACGACATGTGCGGCGCGCGCGGTCTGCCCGTCACCCGCATCGGTGTCGTGGACGGCGAGGAGATCGAGATCCAGGGCGAGTTCAGCATCCCGCTGAGCGAGCTCCGTACGGCGCACGAGGCGACGATCCCCGCGCTGCTCGCCTGAGCCGCGCGCCGACCGGCGTCTTCGAAGCCCCCGCCCGGGTCCTCCGGGCGGGGGCTTCGGCCTTTTCCCTCACACTCTTGCAAGAGACTCTTGTGAGAGATTACGTAATTACGTAAGGTTGGTGTCATGGAGTTGGAACGGCGGGTCGCCGAGCTGGAGAGGCGGCTCACGGCACTGGAGCGGCGGGACTCCGAGTCCCCCCGCCTGGGCGACGGCGACTTCTGGGCGCTGGACGGGCTGAAACAGCAGCTCTCCGAGGTCGGGGAGGCCGCGGCCGACGGGGGAGTGCTCTACACGGGCTCGGTACGGCTGCCCACCGGCGAGAGTTACGAGTGGCAGTACGGCGCCCTCACCGAGGCCCTGTTCGACGGGGACTGGGCGGACGCCGCCGATTCGTTCGCCGCACTGGGCCACCCGGTCCGGCTGCGGCTGCTCCGCGAGATCCTCGGCGGCCTGAGGACGACCGCCGAACTGGCCGCGCTCGACGAGCTGGGCACCACCGGCCAGATCTACCACCACCTGCGCCAGCTGACCGGCGCGGGCTGGCTGCACGCGGCGGGGCGAGGCAGGTACGAGGTGCCGCCCACCCGGGTCGTACCGCTCCTGGTGGTGCTGACGGCGGCGCGGCCCTGACCTGACCACGAGAAGACACGAAGCCATGGGGGAAACATGTCTGTCCGCACCGCCGTTGCGATCGCCGTGAGGCTGTCCTGGCTGGTCCTGTTCGCGCTGATGATTGGCGAGTTCGTCACGGATCTGCCCGGACCGGGCTGGGCGACGACCTTCCTGCCCGCGGTGGTCGTCTTCGCCCTCATGGTGGCGACGACGGTCCTCCAGGTCGGGGCCGCCGCACCGCAGGGCGCACCGCGGCCCCCGGTGGAGGTCGACCCGCCGGTCACCGGTCGCTGGACGGCCCTGAACAGCCCGGCGGACAAGACGCCGAGCCACGGGACACACGTCTACGGGCAGACGTACGCGATCGACATCGTGGCCGACCCGGAGACGGGGGAGGGCGAGCCCCCGGCCCGGCCGGCGTTCCGTTGGCTCTGGCCGTTCTTCCGCCGCAACCGCGCCTTCCCTGCCTTCGGCGCCCCGCTGCTCGCGGTGGCCGATGCCACCGTCGTGAAGGCGAGCGACGGCCAGCGCGACCACTTGAGCCGCAACTCACTTCCCGCTCTCGCCTATCTGATGCTCATCGAGGGCAACGTCCGGTCGTTCGCCGGCGTGCGGCGGATCATCGGCAACCACGTGATCCTCGACCTCGGTGACGGTACGTACGCCGCCTACGCGCACGCCCAGCGCGGCTCGCTCCGGGTGAAGGCCGGGGACACGGTCCGCGCCGGGCAGCAGCTCGGCCGCGTGGGCAACTCCGGCAACACCACCGAACCGCACCTCCACTTCCAGCTGATGGACGGCCCGGACCTGGACAACGCCCGGGGCGTCCCGTTCACCTGGCGGGGCGTGGGAGTCCCCGCCAACGGCGAGGCGTTCACGGTGGAGGAGCATGTGGAGGGGCAGAACGCACCGGCCCGACCGGGCGATGTCAGTGGGGCCCGCTAATCTCGGCCCCATGCCCCCGGCCAAGAAGCGCCCGCGCGCCTACGACCACCTCAGGACCCGGACGGCGGTCCTCGCCCAGTTCGCGCACGTGCGTGACGCCGTCGCTGGGTTGACGCCCGACCAGCTCGCCCGGCCGACCCGGCTCGGCGCGTGGACGGTGCGCGAGCTCGCCGTGCACGTCGCGATCGGGCTGAGCAGCGTCACCCGGGCCCTGGCCCTGCCGGAACCCCCCGGGCCCAAGCCCCAACTCGCCCTGCTGGAGTGGCCGTCGGCCACCGCCGCGCACGCCGCCGGGATCGCCGAGGGCGTCGAGGAGGTGGCGGCCGCCCGCCCCGACCTCGCCACGCTGTTCGAGGAGGCGGAAGCGGGGTTCACCGGGGCCGTCCCGGCCACCGGCACGGGGGAGCGGCTGCTGTCCGTCCGGGTCGGCTCCATGCGGCTGACCGACTACCTGGTCTCCCGGACCGTCGAGCTGATCGTCCACACGGACGACCTCAACGAGGCGCTCGGCTCGGAGATCCCGTACGACCGCCAGGCGCTGGCCGCCTGCACCCGGCTGCTGGCCGACACCCTCGCGGACCGGGCGCCGGGCGGTTCGGTCGAGGTGCGGGTCCCGCCGTTCGCGGTGGTCCAGTGCATCGGCGGGCCCAAGCACACCCGGGGCACCCCGCCGAATGTGGTGGAGACCGGCCCGCTGACCTGGATCCGGCTCGCCACCGGGCGTACGGAGTGGGCGCGGGCCCTGGCGGACGCCGAGGTCAGCGCCAGTGGGGAGCGCGCCGACCTGGCCGAGCTGCTCCCGCTGATGGGCTGAGGCGCCCGCCGGGAAGCGGAGTCGGCGGAACCGGATCGGCCCCCCGCTCCGTCACATCGCCATGCACACACAACGGATGACCCTCAGCGTCAGTGCCCTGGCCCTCCTCACCCTCGCCGCCTGCGGTACGGAGTCGGGTTCCGGCTCCGGCAAGGGATCCGGCGAGGGCGGCGACAGCGTGCGGACCGACGTCCCCGTCACCGGGGTCGCGTGGCGCGTCGACTCCGTGACCGTCGGCGGGAAGAAGACCGAGGCCCCGGAGGGGGCCCGGCTGGAGATCGACCCGAAGGGCCGGGCCGAGGCCGACTTCGGCTGCAACCACATCAGCGTGGACGCCCGGGTGAAGGGCGACCGGATCACCCTGGGCAAGCCGGTGACCACGCAGATGGCCTGCGAGGAGAACGTCGAGAAGTTCGAGAAGGCAGCCATCGACGCGATGGGCGGCGAGCACACCGCGAAGCTCTCCGGCGACCGACTGACCCTCACCGCCGAGAGCGGCGACTCGATGGCGCTCAGCGAGGAGAAGCCCGCCGAGCTGGTCGGCACCCGGTGGGCCGTGACCACGCTGCTCAGCGGCGAGACCGCCACGACCGTACCGGCGGACCTGCCCAAGGAGAAGGCGCCCCATCTGACCCTCTCCGAGGACGGCACCGTGCAGGGCGACTCCGGCTGCAACTCCTTCCGCGGCCAGGCGACGGTCAAGGGCTCCACGATCACGTTCGGACCGATGGCCGGCACCCGCAAGATGTGCCCGGAGGCCGAGATGGAGACGGAGCGCGCCGTGCTCGCCGCCCTGAACGGCAAGGCCACGTACACGATCAAGGGCAAGGCCCTCACGCTCACCGCCGCCGACGGCAAGGGCATCGGCGCCACCGCCACACCTGCCGGCGCCGAGAACAGCTCCCGGCACGGCTGATCCCGGCTCCTCGGTGTGAGGCTCACCACGAAACGAGCGTTCGGCCAGCGGGCGGGGCGGCGATCGGGCAGGTTCACCGAGCGCCACGTCCCCCCGTCCGCCCCCGTCAGCCTCTACCTGTCGGTAACCGGTCTCCCGGCCCGGAAGGGAGCCCCGCACTCGCCTCGCGGGGCCCGCCCCGCCCGCACGATGGTCACACAGCGTCACCGGTCGAAGTCCCGCGAATCGCCCGCCCTGGGTGGCGGGCGGGCCCGTTCCCCAGGGACCGGCGACGGTTTGCCCACCGGCCCCCAATTCGGACCAGTGGTCGATCTCGCCTACACTCGGTGCCGTGCCCCGTGGTGATGGACGACTCAACCACGACCTGCTCCCCGGAGAGAAAGGCCCCCAGGACGCTTGTGGCGTCTTCGGTGTCTGGGCTCCGGGTGAAGAGGTCGCCAAGCTCACCTATTTCGGACTGTATGCCCTGCAGCACCGCGGACAGGAATCCGCGGGCATCGCAGTGAGCAACGGGTCCCAGATCCTGGTCTTCAAGGACATGGGACTGGTCTCGCAGGTCTTCGACGAAACGTCTCTGGGTTCTCTCCAGGGCCATATCGCGGTCGGTCATGCCCGCTACTCCACCACCGGCGCCTCGGTGTGGGAGAACGCGCAGCCGACGTTCCGTGCCACCGCGCACGGCTCGATCGCCCTCGGTCACAACGGGAACCTGGTCAACACCGCCCAGCTCGCGGAGATGGTCGCCGACCTCCCGCGCAAGGACGGCCGCGCCACCCAGGTCGCCGCGACCAACGACACCGACCTGGTGACCGCGCTGCTCGCCGGGCAGCGCGACGAGAACGACAAGCCGCTCACCATCGAGGAAGCCGCCGCCAAGGTGCTCCCCGACGTCAAGGGCGCGTTCTCCCTCGTCTTCATGGACGAGCACACGCTCTACGCCGCCCGCGACCCGCAGGGCATCCGCCCGCTGGTGCTCGGCCGTCTCGAGCGCGGCTGGGTCGTCGCCTCCGAGTCCGCCGCGCTCGACATCTGCGGTGCCAGCTACGTACGCGAGATCGAGCC from Streptomyces sp. CA-278952 carries:
- the purS gene encoding phosphoribosylformylglycinamidine synthase subunit PurS, yielding MARVVVDVMLKPEILDPQGQAVQRALPRLGFEGIADVRQGKRFELEVEGPVDDAALARINELAETFLANTVIEDFVVKVEEEK
- the purQ gene encoding phosphoribosylformylglycinamidine synthase subunit PurQ; this translates as MTTRIGVVTFPGTLDDQDALRAVRIAGAEPVSLWHRDKDLHQVDAVVLAGGFSYGDYLRAGAISRFSPVMETLIEQAKAGMPVLGICNGFQILTEAHLLPGAMLRNNHLHFICRDQKLRVENAETAWTSDYSAGQEISVPLKNVDGRYTADERTLDELEAEGRVAFRYLDGNPNGSLRDIAGITNAAGNIVGLMPHPEHAVEPLIGTGRTDGLGFFTSIIKKLVNA
- a CDS encoding ArsR/SmtB family transcription factor is translated as MELERRVAELERRLTALERRDSESPRLGDGDFWALDGLKQQLSEVGEAAADGGVLYTGSVRLPTGESYEWQYGALTEALFDGDWADAADSFAALGHPVRLRLLREILGGLRTTAELAALDELGTTGQIYHHLRQLTGAGWLHAAGRGRYEVPPTRVVPLLVVLTAARP
- a CDS encoding ABC transporter ATP-binding protein gives rise to the protein MTSDDILSDRVDGPVIEANGVRRRYAGGFEAVSGISFSVARGELFALLGTNGAGKTSTVELLEGLAPPTDGTVRVLGHDPYRERAAVRPRTGVMLQEGGFPSDLTVMETVRMWSACTTGARPAGEVLEMVGLTGRGNVRVKQLSGGEKRRLDLALALTSRPEVLFLDEPTTGLDAEGRQETWELVRALRDNGTTVLLTTHYLEEAEALADRLAIMHQGRIVTTGTIAEVTAQQPARIRFVLPEAVPAARLPLSLRAAAEGSRVEIRTPELQESLHELLEWARESGVRLHGLDARSASLEEAFLDIAKAQHAPRDQDPRQLHDRSARSDRSGGTKNTKRVTA
- a CDS encoding META domain-containing protein is translated as MTLSVSALALLTLAACGTESGSGSGKGSGEGGDSVRTDVPVTGVAWRVDSVTVGGKKTEAPEGARLEIDPKGRAEADFGCNHISVDARVKGDRITLGKPVTTQMACEENVEKFEKAAIDAMGGEHTAKLSGDRLTLTAESGDSMALSEEKPAELVGTRWAVTTLLSGETATTVPADLPKEKAPHLTLSEDGTVQGDSGCNSFRGQATVKGSTITFGPMAGTRKMCPEAEMETERAVLAALNGKATYTIKGKALTLTAADGKGIGATATPAGAENSSRHG
- the purL gene encoding phosphoribosylformylglycinamidine synthase subunit PurL, which gives rise to MSLDTVKHAAGTPDAEQPWKELGLKEDEYARIREILGRRPTGAELAMYSVMWSEHCSYKSSKVHLKQFGEKVPANDAMLVGIGENAGVVDVGQGYAVTFKVESHNHPSYIEPYQGAATGIGGIVRDILAMGARPIAVVDPLRFGAADHPDTKRVLPGVVAGIGGYGNCLGLPNIGGEVVFDACYQGNPLVNAGCIGVMRHEDIHLAQASGPGNKVILYGARTGGDGIGGVSVLASETFESTGPAKRPAVQVGDPFQEKLLIECTLEIFKERLVAGIQDLGGAGLSCATSELASAGSGGMRVELDTVPLRDSSLSPEEILMSESQERMCAIVEPQHVDRFLEICEKWDVIATVIGEVTEGSQLEIFWHGEQIVDVPPRSVAHDGPVYHRPFARPSWQDALQADDAGKLARPANAAELREQVLKLVASPNQASKAWITDQYDRFVQGNTVLAMPEDAGMVRIDAESNLGVAMATDGNGRYAKLDPYTGAQLALAESYRNVAASGAKPLAISDCLNFGSPEDPDVMWQFAEATRGLADGCLELGTPVTGGNVSLYNQTGETAIHPTPVVAVLGVIDDVNRRTPIAFAEEGQLLYLLGDTTEEFGGSAWSEVVHQHLGGLPPKVDLGREKLLAEILISASRDGMIDAAHDLSDGGLIQAVTESCLRGGKGARLVVPDGLDAFTFLFSESAGRAVVAIPRSEELRFNDMCGARGLPVTRIGVVDGEEIEIQGEFSIPLSELRTAHEATIPALLA
- a CDS encoding M23 family metallopeptidase — encoded protein: MSVRTAVAIAVRLSWLVLFALMIGEFVTDLPGPGWATTFLPAVVVFALMVATTVLQVGAAAPQGAPRPPVEVDPPVTGRWTALNSPADKTPSHGTHVYGQTYAIDIVADPETGEGEPPARPAFRWLWPFFRRNRAFPAFGAPLLAVADATVVKASDGQRDHLSRNSLPALAYLMLIEGNVRSFAGVRRIIGNHVILDLGDGTYAAYAHAQRGSLRVKAGDTVRAGQQLGRVGNSGNTTEPHLHFQLMDGPDLDNARGVPFTWRGVGVPANGEAFTVEEHVEGQNAPARPGDVSGAR
- a CDS encoding maleylpyruvate isomerase family mycothiol-dependent enzyme, which encodes MPPAKKRPRAYDHLRTRTAVLAQFAHVRDAVAGLTPDQLARPTRLGAWTVRELAVHVAIGLSSVTRALALPEPPGPKPQLALLEWPSATAAHAAGIAEGVEEVAAARPDLATLFEEAEAGFTGAVPATGTGERLLSVRVGSMRLTDYLVSRTVELIVHTDDLNEALGSEIPYDRQALAACTRLLADTLADRAPGGSVEVRVPPFAVVQCIGGPKHTRGTPPNVVETGPLTWIRLATGRTEWARALADAEVSASGERADLAELLPLMG
- a CDS encoding histone-like nucleoid-structuring protein Lsr2; translated protein: MAQRVVVTLSDDIDGGAAAETVTFALDGKTYEIDLNPANAKKLRKTLAPYVAAGRKQTNASKHGRTPTAYHHTSLAPDPAAVRAWARSHRMEVPARGRIPKKVYEAFDAAS